In Curtobacterium sp. TC1, the following proteins share a genomic window:
- a CDS encoding M23 family metallopeptidase: MPHSPLTSVPTGPVDAATPVVHLTRRARIEAERAAAKGAPVTQDHTQDVAPDSAARPSFDEVVGLTTPSSAAAPVSPVDLAPASPALPESAVRPASRITTPPAPTSPDVHATAPRTVPAAAPSSAAPQPRRVMGQVPASRRRTGRAASAVQVDRATRHIATSRTTAPAPTARKQGASFRRAASRVTAVGALLFVAGLVVSTSLPAQALYVPETGSTAVRSTANGATQSMSVSAAADGSTTRDQYTVSDATQYKNVDASSFTNDPTGTIQWPFLTGVPITSGFGGRQVAGCSFCSTNHMGVDFAPGEGTPIRVIAAGTVIKVQANDGGFGNDVWVEHDVDGKQFVSVYGHMEDNSFKVVTGQQIEVGDELGLVGSTGNSTGPHLHLEVHVDGVPVDPLAWLQTNAN, encoded by the coding sequence ATGCCCCACTCCCCACTGACGTCCGTCCCCACCGGTCCCGTCGACGCCGCCACCCCGGTCGTCCACCTGACCCGACGAGCACGGATCGAGGCGGAGCGAGCGGCTGCGAAGGGTGCTCCCGTCACGCAGGACCACACGCAGGACGTCGCACCCGACAGCGCCGCGCGCCCGTCGTTCGACGAGGTCGTCGGGCTGACCACGCCGTCGTCCGCCGCTGCTCCCGTGTCCCCGGTCGACCTCGCGCCGGCGTCGCCCGCGCTGCCGGAGTCGGCGGTCCGACCTGCATCGCGCATCACGACGCCGCCGGCCCCCACGTCGCCGGACGTCCACGCCACCGCACCGCGCACCGTGCCCGCTGCCGCTCCGTCCTCCGCTGCACCGCAGCCCCGTCGGGTCATGGGCCAGGTCCCGGCGTCCCGTCGGCGCACCGGCCGTGCGGCGTCCGCCGTGCAGGTCGACCGGGCCACCCGGCACATCGCAACGAGCCGCACCACCGCGCCGGCCCCCACCGCTCGCAAGCAGGGCGCCTCGTTCCGCCGTGCCGCGTCACGCGTGACGGCCGTCGGTGCGCTCCTCTTCGTCGCCGGGCTCGTCGTCTCGACGTCGTTGCCCGCCCAGGCGCTCTACGTGCCGGAGACCGGCTCCACCGCGGTCCGGTCGACGGCGAACGGTGCGACCCAGTCGATGAGCGTCAGCGCAGCAGCCGACGGTTCGACGACCCGTGACCAGTACACGGTGTCCGACGCCACGCAGTACAAGAACGTCGACGCCTCGAGCTTCACCAACGACCCGACCGGCACGATCCAGTGGCCGTTCCTCACCGGGGTCCCGATCACGTCGGGCTTCGGCGGTCGCCAGGTCGCCGGCTGCTCGTTCTGCTCGACGAACCACATGGGCGTCGACTTCGCCCCCGGCGAAGGCACCCCGATCCGTGTCATCGCCGCCGGCACCGTCATCAAGGTGCAGGCGAACGACGGCGGTTTCGGCAACGACGTCTGGGTCGAGCACGACGTCGACGGCAAGCAGTTCGTCAGCGTGTACGGCCACATGGAGGACAACTCCTTCAAGGTGGTCACCGGCCAGCAGATCGAGGTCGGTGACGAGCTCGGCCTCGTGGGCAGCACGGGCAACTCCACGGGCCCGCACCTGCACCTCGAGGTGCACGTCGACGGCGTCCCGGTGGACCCGCTGGCGTGGCTCCAGACCAACGCGAACTAG